A genome region from Gossypium hirsutum isolate 1008001.06 chromosome A04, Gossypium_hirsutum_v2.1, whole genome shotgun sequence includes the following:
- the LOC107931112 gene encoding receptor-like protein Cf-9 homolog, with amino-acid sequence MTNSWKEGTDCCSWDGVTCDHLNAHVISLDLSCNWLYGNFPSNTTLFHLPHLHKLNLAYNDFNLSKIPSEFGQFTSLFYLNLSNTGFVGEVPSQVSRLSKLVSLDLSWIHDYEQLTIDKHALEELVHNLTEVRHLFLDEINMSSVNAHVFMNLSSFLRSQSWWL; translated from the coding sequence ATGACAAATTCATGGAAGGAGGGTACAGATTGCTGCTCATGGGATGGGGTCACTTGTGACCACCTAAATGCACATGTCATTTCCCTTGACTTGAGCTGCAATTGGCTATATGGCAACTTCCCTTCCAATACCACTCTCTTCCATCTCCCTCACCTTCACAAACTCAACCTTGCCTACAATGATTTTAatctttccaaaattccatccgaATTCGGTCAGTTTACAAGCCTATTCTACCTCAACCTTTCCAATACAGGGTTTGTAGGAGAAGTCCCATCCCAAGTCTCCCGCCTGTCAAAATTGGTTTCACTTGATCTCTCTTGGATTCATGACTATGAGCAATTAACAATTGACAAACATGCTCTGGAGGAACTTGTTCACAACCTAACCGAGGTCAGACAtctgtttttggatgaaatcaaCATGTCTTCTGTTAATGCTCATGTCTTCATGAATCTATCCTCTTTTCTAAGGTCTCAGTCTTGGTGGTTGTGA
- the LOC107931710 gene encoding receptor-like protein 9DC3: MIIDLSNNQFEGKIPKVIGKLNLLKGLNLSHNNLNGGIPTSIGNLTSLEWLDLSSNRLSGTIPNRLVDLPFLSSLNVSENQLHGQIPQGKQFNTFGNDSYEGNKGLCGFPVSKGCNFIVRAPPNVLEKDGSKSYIAFGWIVVLIGYGCGVVFGMSCGYVFFQTDRFAYGEGLHWYLSVFIIVPIPLSFIAFRTVCNGSHSCTSLIQFKDSFSITEDASFSCDRITGLKSYPKTNSWKQGTACCLWDGVTCDQINAHVIALDLSCSWLYGNFPCNTTLFLLPHLQKLNLAFNDFNLSKIPSEFGRFESLVYLNLSHTSFVGEVPSQVSHLSKLVSLDLSSWIYDSAIDKHALEGLVQNLTEVRLLFLAGINMSSTNPHVFMNLSSSLRSLSLDFCDLQGKFPKNIFDLPNLNLLDLGGNQNLNLDHLKFNRSNNLEHLDLSWMSFSTKLIDSVDNLQALKYLDLSGNSFFQELSVSITNLSSLEYLSIRGANICGGLPDSIGDLVSLKFLDLSISNLSGPVPRSLGNLLQLTHLDLGWNKLSGQIPLSILNLTQLEYLGIATNSLEGSIPDEVTAFPSLITSRLYDNLLNGTLPSWLYTAPSLKIINLSQNQFNGHIKEFQSKSLEL, translated from the exons ATGATCATTGATCTATCAAACAATCAGTTTGAAGGGAAGATTCCAAAGGTTATTGGGAAGCTTAACTTACTGAAAGGGCTCAACCTTTCTCATAATAACCTTAATGGTGGTATCCCCACCTCAATAGGGAATTTGACAAGTCTTGAATGGTTGGACCTATCATCAAACAGGTTGTCTGGGACGATTCCAAATAGATTGGTAGATCTGCCATTTCTTTCGTCCTTAAATGTTTCTGAAAATCAACTCCATGGTCAGATTCCTCAAGGCAAACAATTCAACACATTTGGAAATGATTCATATGAAggaaataagggactatgtgggTTTCCGGTCTCGAAAGGTTGCAACTTCATTGTGCGAGCACCTCCAAATGTGCTTGAAAAAGATGGCTCAAAATCATACATTGCTTTTGGTTGGATAGTGGTGTTGATAGGTTATGGATGCGGAGTAGTGTTTGGAATGTCTTGTGGATATGTTTTTTTCCAAACTG ACCGTTTTGCCTATGGTGAAGGGTTGCATTGGTATCTGTCTGTCTTTATTATTGTGCCAATTCCTTTGTCTTTCATTGCATTTCGTACTGTCTGTAATG gaTCTCACTCCTGCACTTCACTAATCCAGTTCAAGGACTCCTTTTCCATAACAGAGGATGCTTCTTTTTCTTGCGATCGTATTACAGGCCTTAAATCTTATCCCAAGACAAATTCATGGAAGCAGGGTACAGCTTGCTGCTTATGGGATGGGGTCACTTGTGACCAAATAAATGCTCATGTTATTGCCCTTGACTTGAGCTGCAGTTGGCTATATGGCAACTTCCCTTGCAATACCACTCTTTTCCTTCTTCCTCACCTTCAAAAACTCAACCTTGCCTTCAATGATTTTAatctttccaaaattccatctgAGTTTGGTCGGTTTGAAAGTCTAGTATATCTCAACCTTTCTCATACCAGTTTTGTAGGAGAGGTCCCATCCCAAGTCTCCCACCTGTCAAAATTGGTTTCACTTGATCTCTCCTCTTGGATTTATGACTCTGCAATTGACAAACATGCTCTGGAGGGACTTGTTCAAAACCTAACCGAGGTCAGACTTCTGTTTTTGGCTGGAATCAACATGTCTTCTACTAATCCTCATGTCTTCATGAATCTATCTTCTTCTCTGAGGTCTCTCAGTCTTGATTTTTGTGATTTGCAAGGAAAATTCCCAAAAAACATTTTTGATTTGCCAAACCTCAATCTCCTTGACTTGGGAGGCAACCAAAACCTCAATCTTGATCATTTGAAGTTCAATCGGAGCAACAATCTTGAACATTTGGATCTGTCGTGGATGTCTTTCTCTACAAAATTGATTGATTCAGTTGATAATCTACAGGCCTTAAAGTACTTAGATCTATCAGGAAATTCTTTCTTTCAAGAATTGTCTGTCTCAAtcacaaatttatcatctttGGAGTACTTGAGTATTAGGGGCGCAAATATTTGTGGAGGATTGCCCGACTCGATTGGGGATCTTGTGTCCTTGAAGTTTTTAGATCTCTCCATTTCCAACTTATCAGGACCGGTTCCAAGATCACTGGGAAACCTTTTACAACTCACTCATTTAGACTTAGGATGGAACAAATTGAGTGGACAAATTCCATTATCAATTCTAAACCTAACGCAGCTTGAATACTTGGGAATAGCTACAAATTCATTAGAAGGTTCCATTCCAGATGAGGTAACCGCATTTCCTAGTCTAATAACTTCAAGGTTATATGACAATTTACTCAATGGAACACTTCCATCATGGTTGTATACTGCTCCCTCCTTAAAGATAATAAATCTCTCTCAAAATCAATTCAATGGCCATATCAAAGAATTCCAATCCAAATCACTAGAATTGTAA
- the LOC121203376 gene encoding receptor-like protein 50, which translates to MPRSLGNLLQLTHLYFPGNQLSGQIPISLGKLFQLTHLDLSGNQLSGQIPSSILNLTHLEFLDITGNSFEGSIPDGITAFPNLISLMLVDNLLNGTLPSWLYTAPSLNKIYLSQNQFSGHIKEFQSKSLEYLFLANNKLQGPLPSSISQLLNLTRLFLSSNNLSGVIEFSMFSNLSNLQFLDLSYNSLSLTSNSTSSVNHILPNITILSLSSCNLSEFPQFLKGLKSLESLDLSYNRIEEVEQFPWKNIAVLDLSSNLIRGNLPIPASTINVFLISNNSFNGEVSSLICNATFLQILDLCHNNLSGTIPQCFGNLSNNLEFLNLKKNKFYGTIPPTFAEGCQLSNLNLNGNLLEGPLTPSILNCRGLEVLDLGNNKINDTFPHWLGSLPQLQVLVLKSNHMHGSLCVNCSKSSPFFSKIQIFDLSSNYFSGPLPVRYINSFKAITNLEKIGSTVSYMGVYVQGVSAFYTYSIGIVLKGRDVELVKIFTM; encoded by the exons ATGCCAAGATCACTGGGGAACCTCTTGCAACTCACTCATTTGTACTTTCCAGGCAACCAATTGAGTGGACAAATTCCAATATCATTGGGGAAACTCTTTCAACTCACTCATTTAGACTTGTCAGGAAACCAATTGAGTGGACAAATTCCATCGTCAATTCTAAACCTAACGCATCTTGAATTCTTGGATATAACAGGAAATTCATTTGAAGGTTCCATTCCAGATGGGATAACAGCTTTTCCTAATCTAATATCTTTAATGTTAGTTGACAATTTACTCAATGGAACACTTCCGTCATGGTTGTATACTGCTCCCTCCTTAAATAAAATATATCTCTCTCAAAATCAATTCAGTGGGCATATCAAAGAATTCCAATCCAAATCACTAGAATATTTATTTCTAGCAAATAATAAACTCCAAGGTCCTCTTCCATCTTCAATATCCCAACTTCTCAATCTTACCCGTCTCTTTTTATCCTCAAATAATCTTAGTGGTGTCATAGAGTTTAGCATGTTCTCAAACCTTTCAAATCTCCAATTTCTTGACCTTTCATATAACAGCCTATCCTTAACATCTAATAGCACTTCTAGTGTTAACCATATATTGCCTAATATTACAATATTATCTTTGTCATCTTGCAATCTTAGTGAATTCCCCCAATTTTTGAAAGGGCTTAAAAGTTTGGAAAGCTTAGACCTCTCTTACAACAGAATTGAAG AAGTTGAGCAATTTCCATGGAAGAATATTGCAGTTCTTGACTTAAGCTCCAATTTGATCCGTGGAAATCTTCCGATTCCAGCTTCGACGATCAATGTTTTTCTGATCTCAAATAATAGTTTCAATGGAGAGGTCTCTTCTTTAATATGCAATGCCACTTTTCTTCAAATTCTTGATTTGTGCCACAATAACTTGAGTGGAACAATTCCGCAATGTTTTGGAAATTTGAGCAACAACcttgaattcttgaatctgaAGAAGAACAAGTTTTATGGGACGATTCCTCCAACATTTGCAGAGGGATGCCAATTGAGTAATTTGAACTTAAATGGAAATCTGTTAGAAGGGCCATTGACACCATCCATCCTTAACTGTAGAGGTCTGGAAGTGCTAGATCTTGGTAACAACAAGATCAATGATACATTTCCTCATTGGTTGGGAAGTCTTCCACAGCTACAAGTTCTTGTACTGAAGTCAAATCATATGCATGGTTCCTTGTGTGTCAATTGCTCCAAGTCTAGCCCTTTTTTctctaaaatccaaatttttgaCCTCTCAAGTAATTACTTTTCTGGACCCCTACCAGTGAGATACATCAACAGCTTCAAGGCTATCACAAATCTAGAAAAGATTGGTAGTACAGTGTCGTACATGGGGGTGTATGTTCAGGGAGTTAGTGCCTTCTATACCTATTCCATTGGAATTGTTCTGAAAGGACGAGATGTGGAATTGGTGAAAATTTTCACCATGTGA